A region of Actinomycetota bacterium DNA encodes the following proteins:
- a CDS encoding amidohydrolase family protein, translated as MYDLILENAMVVDGSGGAPYGGSVGVKGGFIAAVGDLGEAGAAKRIDTGGRVVCPGFIDVHSHADLALFREDAAELLQPLVRQGITTFVGGNCGMSLAPITDENREGLKTYLEVFTQMDFDGDIRWKSMGDFMDHVDGKGLLLNMALLVPHGMLRISALGLEDRPAGTGALEMMKWLLEESMEAGAFGLSTGLQYFPGLFSDTRELVELSGPLTRYGGIFTSHLRSYTATTLGRAIDEVGEVARANGIRGQVSHIFSIPWTGPVHPVALKALKWMCRHPETTLRLAPDFALDASMNTVLKRLEKNRKDGADIAMDIMPTTAGFTHLLAFFPPWVLTGNREKVLARVSDPARRREMLRDIEKGKPTWPHSGRNNWSLNIMRQMGWDAVTVMAVHSEKNKHLEGRLFTDIAEEQGKHPFDVMCDLLIEEDGQVLVFESMSEPDDAFTERYTFPALRDDRTMITTDTILMGVGKPSYLFYGCYPKFIGRYVNEKRLLDLPEAVRRCTSLPAEFFGIEKRGLVKEGCHADLLVMDAQGFRTEAVFRDPERFPTGLDTVIINGTPVVEGGEVVPGALPGSMLRKNAR; from the coding sequence TTGTACGATCTCATCCTCGAGAACGCCATGGTTGTCGACGGTTCCGGCGGTGCTCCGTACGGCGGCAGCGTTGGCGTAAAGGGCGGCTTCATCGCGGCCGTGGGTGACCTGGGGGAGGCCGGGGCCGCGAAGCGCATCGACACGGGCGGGCGCGTGGTCTGCCCCGGTTTCATAGACGTTCACTCCCACGCGGACCTGGCCCTCTTCCGTGAGGACGCGGCGGAGCTCTTACAACCACTGGTAAGGCAGGGCATCACCACCTTCGTGGGCGGCAATTGCGGCATGTCGCTGGCGCCAATCACCGATGAAAACCGCGAGGGGCTCAAGACCTACCTGGAGGTCTTCACCCAGATGGACTTCGACGGCGACATCCGCTGGAAGAGCATGGGCGATTTCATGGACCACGTGGACGGCAAAGGCCTCCTCCTCAACATGGCCCTGCTGGTGCCCCACGGTATGCTGCGCATCTCCGCCCTGGGGCTGGAGGACAGGCCCGCGGGCACCGGCGCGCTGGAGATGATGAAATGGCTGCTGGAGGAGTCCATGGAGGCGGGAGCCTTCGGCCTCTCCACCGGGCTGCAGTATTTCCCGGGGCTCTTCTCGGATACGAGGGAACTGGTCGAGCTATCGGGGCCCCTGACCCGCTACGGCGGCATCTTCACCAGCCACCTGCGCTCCTATACCGCGACCACACTTGGCAGGGCCATCGACGAGGTGGGCGAGGTGGCGCGGGCCAACGGCATCCGGGGGCAGGTCTCCCACATCTTCTCCATCCCCTGGACGGGGCCGGTACACCCCGTCGCCCTCAAGGCCCTGAAGTGGATGTGCCGCCATCCCGAAACCACTCTTAGGCTGGCGCCGGATTTCGCCCTGGACGCCTCCATGAACACGGTGCTGAAACGGCTGGAGAAGAACCGCAAGGACGGCGCTGACATCGCCATGGACATCATGCCCACCACCGCGGGCTTTACCCACCTGCTGGCCTTCTTCCCGCCCTGGGTACTCACCGGCAACCGTGAGAAGGTGCTGGCCCGCGTCAGCGACCCCGCGCGGCGCAGGGAGATGCTGCGGGACATAGAGAAGGGCAAACCGACCTGGCCCCATTCCGGCCGCAACAACTGGTCGCTCAATATCATGCGCCAGATGGGGTGGGACGCGGTGACCGTCATGGCCGTACACAGCGAGAAGAACAAGCACCTGGAGGGGCGGCTGTTCACGGACATCGCGGAGGAGCAGGGAAAGCACCCCTTCGACGTCATGTGCGACTTGCTCATCGAGGAGGACGGGCAGGTGCTGGTCTTCGAGTCCATGTCCGAACCTGACGACGCCTTCACCGAGCGCTACACCTTCCCCGCTCTGCGGGACGACCGCACCATGATCACCACCGACACCATCCTCATGGGGGTGGGCAAGCCCTCTTACCTCTTCTACGGTTGCTACCCCAAGTTCATAGGCCGCTACGTCAACGAGAAGAGACTGCTGGACCTTCCGGAAGCGGTGCGGCGCTGCACCTCGCTGCCGGCCGAGTTCTTCGGCATCGAGAAGCGTGGCCTGGTCAAGGAGGGATGCCACGCCGATCTGCTGGTCATGGACGCGCAGGGCTTCCGCACCGAGGCCGTCTTCCGCGACCCTGAACGCTTCCCCACCGGGCTGGACACGGTGATCATCAACGGCACCCCGGTGGTCGAGGGCGGAGAGGTGGTGCCCGGCGCCCTGCCCGGCAGCATGCTGCGCAAGAACGCACGGTAG
- a CDS encoding MFS transporter, which yields MENEVEHGSYRYRWVVLVAFMFVAAITQLMWLNYAPILSRTQELMGFTDEFPIVVLMLMFPLIYIPVSIPAGFVIDRKGFRYAVMIGALLTAAFSFLRLFVDNYALVLIGMIGISVGQPFVLNSITKMVSTWFPSEETAMASGLATLSLFLGMIVAQAATQPLLEAFGDDLGALRMVVLIYSLAAAAGFLFFAFFGRARPPSPPKRTEQEALGEDVAINLKSLRALFGLHNFRILCLIILIGNGAFVALMQLIEDILAPKGISAETAGYIGAAMVVAGVIGCLVIPFISDKLMWRKPFLLLAGLMAAPTLFLVGALRMTFLIYIVGAILGFFLLSAFPVLLAFAEETTGAALTGTATSMLLLLGNAGGVILTLALGSIKSLTGGDSYFWGLAFLAVLFIVVFFAAMRIEEEHG from the coding sequence ATGGAGAACGAGGTCGAACACGGCTCTTATCGCTACCGCTGGGTAGTGCTCGTCGCTTTTATGTTCGTGGCCGCCATCACCCAGCTCATGTGGCTCAACTATGCCCCCATCCTGTCGCGGACCCAGGAACTGATGGGCTTCACCGACGAATTCCCGATAGTGGTCCTCATGCTCATGTTCCCGCTGATCTATATACCGGTCTCCATACCGGCCGGTTTCGTCATCGACCGCAAGGGCTTCCGCTACGCGGTGATGATCGGCGCCCTCCTTACCGCGGCCTTCTCTTTCCTGCGCCTTTTCGTGGACAACTATGCCCTGGTGCTCATCGGGATGATCGGCATCTCCGTCGGTCAGCCCTTCGTGCTCAACAGCATCACCAAGATGGTCAGCACCTGGTTCCCATCGGAGGAGACGGCCATGGCCAGCGGCCTGGCCACCCTCTCCCTATTCCTGGGCATGATCGTGGCGCAGGCCGCCACCCAGCCGCTGCTCGAGGCCTTCGGCGACGACCTCGGCGCCCTGCGCATGGTGGTGCTCATCTACAGCCTGGCCGCCGCGGCGGGGTTCCTCTTCTTCGCGTTCTTCGGCCGGGCACGCCCGCCCAGCCCGCCCAAGCGGACGGAGCAGGAGGCCCTGGGCGAGGACGTGGCCATCAACCTCAAGAGCCTGCGCGCCCTCTTCGGGCTGCACAACTTCCGCATCCTGTGCCTGATCATCCTCATCGGCAACGGCGCCTTCGTCGCCCTCATGCAGCTCATCGAGGACATCCTCGCGCCCAAGGGTATCTCGGCCGAGACTGCGGGATATATCGGGGCCGCCATGGTGGTCGCGGGGGTCATCGGGTGCCTGGTGATCCCCTTCATCTCCGACAAGCTGATGTGGCGCAAGCCCTTCCTGCTCCTGGCGGGTTTGATGGCCGCCCCCACCCTCTTCCTGGTGGGCGCCCTGAGGATGACGTTCCTCATCTACATCGTCGGGGCTATCCTGGGGTTCTTCCTCCTCAGCGCCTTTCCCGTCCTGCTGGCCTTCGCCGAGGAGACCACGGGTGCGGCGCTCACCGGCACCGCAACCAGCATGCTGCTGCTGCTGGGAAACGCGGGGGGCGTGATCCTCACCCTGGCCCTGGGGAGCATCAAGTCGCTGACGGGGGGAGACAGCTATTTCTGGGGCCTGGCCTTCCTGGCCGTCCTTTTCATAGTAGTCTTCTTCGCCGCCATGCGCATCGAGGAGGAGCACGGCTAG
- a CDS encoding metallophosphoesterase: MSRFFKAAARAVIILVLVCLGLTGALLSFLHSPFFRYPTDGEYPQPRIDELIWPTIGCPAMVVPGEVLAVEVDLDSGDAEVIQADASGWQARLRPSRAELAGISLELKAVGAKPGPSERWPERAGVSGAEVWHVSFRVPAEAVPELYDLTLEVDVGGEHVSDTQPHAVALVEDADGDFTFVTLSDVHVHEPNNSSLAKHQTDKGISEDGEPLFFEAAIAQVNLIRPDLVVMLGDFVRGQRRPGELLSEYERFYEALLRLEVPVFLLPGNHDGYVNEIDGLRWFEENLGPLYYSFDLGDCHFACLHTYQWPFDDRVVMNKLAYMEPRKWQGQVLGAADEGDPSTYTGQLAWLEDDLSSHDSARLKVLAMHHDPYTPDGRAYSFVNVVKFPLYIGAGGGEGGDALLGVAARREVDVVLGGHQHRDRIGMVPWKSGGGDTVYSCQTCVYFGEGGTGDNYPGYRLVEVEGGEIVSLAYLDGVSSYPFYDGSVPGGETDLDGLERPALWAAVSKTAAVETWSASIEAGNYLGEDMVLNGIVLEAPEPSPGGYKVEGAELYRAVEMPGERGGMLLYLRAEVAAGVPGEAAGAPGDPTIHTITISY; encoded by the coding sequence ATGAGCCGTTTTTTCAAGGCGGCGGCAAGAGCCGTCATCATCCTGGTCCTGGTTTGCCTGGGGCTCACGGGGGCCTTGCTCTCCTTCCTGCACTCGCCCTTCTTCCGCTATCCCACGGACGGGGAATACCCTCAGCCCCGCATCGACGAGCTCATCTGGCCCACCATCGGCTGCCCCGCCATGGTGGTGCCCGGAGAGGTCCTGGCGGTGGAGGTGGACCTGGACAGCGGAGACGCGGAGGTGATCCAGGCGGACGCCTCGGGGTGGCAGGCCAGGCTGAGACCTTCCCGCGCGGAACTGGCCGGCATCTCCCTGGAGCTAAAAGCTGTGGGTGCGAAGCCCGGACCCTCGGAGCGCTGGCCGGAGCGCGCCGGCGTGAGCGGCGCGGAGGTCTGGCACGTCTCGTTCCGCGTCCCGGCGGAGGCGGTGCCCGAACTGTATGACCTCACCCTGGAGGTGGATGTGGGCGGCGAACATGTCAGCGACACGCAGCCCCACGCGGTAGCCCTGGTGGAAGACGCGGATGGGGACTTCACCTTCGTCACCCTCTCCGACGTCCACGTCCACGAGCCGAACAACTCCTCGCTGGCCAAGCACCAGACGGACAAGGGCATATCCGAGGACGGCGAACCGCTCTTCTTCGAGGCGGCCATCGCCCAGGTCAATCTCATCCGCCCGGACCTGGTGGTCATGCTCGGCGATTTCGTGCGCGGGCAGCGCCGACCCGGCGAGCTGCTCAGCGAATACGAGAGGTTCTACGAGGCCCTGCTGCGCCTGGAGGTCCCCGTCTTCCTGCTGCCCGGGAACCACGACGGGTACGTGAACGAGATAGACGGCCTGAGGTGGTTCGAGGAGAACCTGGGGCCGCTCTACTATTCCTTTGACCTCGGGGACTGCCACTTCGCCTGCTTGCACACCTACCAGTGGCCCTTTGACGACCGCGTGGTCATGAACAAGCTCGCCTATATGGAGCCGCGCAAATGGCAGGGCCAGGTGTTGGGAGCGGCGGACGAGGGCGACCCCTCCACCTATACGGGGCAGCTGGCGTGGCTGGAGGACGACCTGTCTTCCCATGACAGCGCCCGCCTCAAGGTGCTGGCCATGCACCACGACCCCTATACTCCCGACGGCAGGGCGTACTCCTTCGTCAACGTTGTCAAGTTCCCCCTGTACATAGGCGCCGGTGGAGGAGAGGGTGGGGATGCCCTTCTGGGGGTCGCCGCGCGCCGGGAGGTGGACGTGGTCCTCGGGGGGCACCAGCACCGCGACAGGATCGGGATGGTCCCCTGGAAGAGCGGCGGGGGAGACACCGTTTACTCCTGCCAGACCTGCGTATATTTCGGCGAGGGCGGCACCGGCGACAACTATCCCGGCTACCGCCTGGTGGAAGTGGAGGGCGGAGAGATCGTCTCCCTCGCCTACCTCGACGGGGTCTCCTCCTATCCCTTCTACGACGGCTCGGTGCCCGGGGGCGAGACCGACCTGGACGGGCTGGAGCGGCCCGCGTTGTGGGCGGCGGTGAGCAAGACCGCGGCGGTGGAGACCTGGAGCGCCAGTATCGAGGCGGGCAACTATCTCGGGGAGGACATGGTCTTGAACGGCATCGTGCTGGAAGCTCCGGAGCCGTCCCCGGGCGGCTATAAGGTCGAGGGGGCGGAGCTGTACCGTGCCGTGGAGATGCCGGGGGAGCGGGGCGGCATGCTGCTGTACCTCAGGGCAGAGGTCGCGGCGGGCGTCCCCGGGGAAGCAGCCGGCGCCCCCGGCGACCCGACAATCCATACCATAACCATCTCCTACTGA
- a CDS encoding CbbQ/NirQ/NorQ/GpvN family protein, with protein MDEVIAVSRELSYEEHVFREEPFYVPVADEVETFRAAYHASLPVNLKGPTGCGKTRFLEYMSWLLGKEGGFDLPLITVACHEDLTAGDLVGRYLLRGEETVWVDGPLTAAVKTGAICYLDEVVEARKDTMVLIHPLADHRRILPLEKKGGFIHAHPRFLLVVSYNPGYQSMLKDLKISTRQRFAAIDFSYPDPALEARIIAGEGGVTMELAKQLALLGEKARRLGEKELEEGPSTRLLIYAARLIGQGVGARRACETAVVSAVSDDPVMQQAMRDLVAAVFP; from the coding sequence ATGGACGAGGTCATAGCAGTGAGCAGGGAGCTGTCCTACGAGGAACACGTCTTCCGCGAAGAGCCGTTCTACGTTCCCGTCGCAGACGAGGTGGAGACCTTCCGGGCCGCCTACCACGCCAGCCTGCCGGTGAACCTCAAGGGGCCCACCGGCTGTGGCAAGACCCGTTTCCTGGAATACATGTCATGGCTACTGGGTAAGGAGGGCGGCTTCGACCTGCCCCTGATCACCGTGGCCTGCCACGAGGACCTCACCGCCGGCGACCTGGTCGGCCGTTACCTGCTGCGCGGGGAAGAGACGGTATGGGTGGACGGCCCCCTCACGGCGGCTGTGAAGACAGGGGCCATCTGCTACCTGGACGAGGTGGTGGAGGCGCGCAAGGACACCATGGTGCTCATCCACCCCCTGGCCGACCACCGTCGCATCCTGCCCCTGGAGAAGAAAGGCGGCTTCATCCACGCCCATCCCCGCTTCCTGCTGGTGGTCTCCTACAACCCCGGCTACCAGAGTATGCTCAAGGACCTCAAGATAAGCACCCGCCAGCGCTTCGCGGCCATCGACTTCTCCTACCCCGACCCGGCCCTGGAGGCGCGCATCATCGCCGGTGAGGGCGGCGTCACCATGGAGTTGGCGAAGCAGCTGGCCCTGCTGGGCGAGAAGGCGCGCAGGCTGGGGGAGAAGGAACTCGAGGAGGGACCCTCAACGCGCCTGCTCATCTACGCCGCCCGCCTCATCGGGCAGGGGGTCGGAGCGCGGCGCGCCTGCGAGACCGCGGTGGTCTCCGCGGTCTCCGACGACCCGGTGATGCAGCAGGCCATGCGCGACCTGGTGGCGGCGGTCTTTCCTTGA
- a CDS encoding amidohydrolase family protein, producing MIVDAHTHMEATIYGVSPHPERRKMTRLLMRDYELLGFNNPLWRGEPPEWARILIAMEGQLRISMGCKKNLLAYMDRNGIDKSVVCPVAPFAAPMDYLEECMGEPRLIPFTCAHPSPDWERGLHLAMEAGCKGLKIHPILQRIPPEDPFFFDLLEAFAPYGRPVEAHSGEFSYYITDDGCSGYGEASRFEKLIAAFPAIPFIMVHMGLYYPEKALELARRYENVYLETSFQPLRKVKAAINVAGRERVMFGSDWPESDPKYSLRIARKAAGEDGELKDMITGGNILALLE from the coding sequence ATGATCGTGGATGCCCATACCCATATGGAGGCCACCATCTACGGGGTCTCGCCGCACCCCGAACGCCGCAAGATGACCAGGCTGCTGATGCGGGACTACGAGCTGCTGGGGTTCAACAACCCCCTGTGGAGAGGGGAGCCACCGGAGTGGGCTCGCATCCTCATAGCCATGGAGGGCCAGCTGCGCATCTCCATGGGATGCAAGAAGAACCTCCTCGCCTACATGGACAGGAACGGCATAGACAAAAGCGTGGTATGCCCCGTGGCTCCCTTCGCGGCGCCCATGGACTATCTCGAGGAGTGCATGGGGGAACCGCGCCTCATCCCCTTCACCTGCGCCCACCCCTCCCCGGATTGGGAGAGGGGGCTGCACCTGGCCATGGAGGCAGGTTGCAAGGGCTTGAAGATACATCCCATCCTGCAGCGTATCCCTCCGGAGGACCCTTTCTTCTTCGATCTCCTGGAGGCTTTCGCTCCCTACGGCAGACCGGTGGAGGCCCATAGCGGCGAGTTCAGCTACTACATCACCGACGACGGCTGTTCCGGTTACGGGGAAGCCAGCCGCTTCGAGAAGCTCATCGCGGCCTTCCCGGCCATCCCCTTCATCATGGTGCATATGGGACTCTACTATCCGGAGAAGGCGCTCGAGCTGGCCCGCCGTTACGAGAACGTCTACCTGGAGACCTCCTTCCAGCCCCTGCGCAAGGTGAAGGCGGCCATAAACGTGGCGGGGCGGGAGCGCGTGATGTTCGGGTCCGACTGGCCGGAGAGCGATCCGAAATACTCCCTGCGCATCGCCCGCAAGGCGGCGGGGGAGGACGGCGAGCTGAAGGACATGATCACCGGTGGTAACATACTCGCGTTGTTGGAGTAG
- a CDS encoding ion channel — protein MERGRLKGWLSFRGEALRYGLLTKRAGFLLLVNIATIIFGGALVIFMLERDANPNMRSYFDAVYMIVITLATVGYGDVTPVTRGGRISIIVILLFGVVTLSAFITMLATRRAKKLRRRFAGLDGQITTKDHIVVCGWNPRGKYVIDRLKEELKNEHTRIVLLCDLEENPVDDDSIFFFHGDPVSEAALRRVNIAEAKTVILLADESKGSCGADADARTVLAALTIRDISPGVKMTAEVLEPENVHHVKLAGAGEILDTNSFLGNLIARSALHYGLINTVSGMVSRDADTHLYTVPISGEMLGKSRQEIADEMLEKYGARLMAITSAKGVRHEEEGYRLEEGDFLIVAAEQPPPGAHQ, from the coding sequence ATGGAGAGAGGAAGGCTAAAAGGGTGGCTGTCGTTTCGCGGGGAGGCCCTGCGTTACGGCCTGCTGACGAAGCGCGCGGGATTTCTTCTCCTGGTCAATATAGCCACGATCATCTTCGGGGGCGCCTTAGTCATCTTCATGCTGGAAAGAGACGCCAACCCCAACATGCGTTCATACTTTGACGCCGTGTACATGATCGTCATCACCCTGGCCACGGTGGGATACGGGGATGTGACCCCGGTTACGCGGGGTGGCCGGATCTCGATCATCGTCATCCTGTTGTTCGGCGTAGTGACCCTGAGCGCCTTTATCACCATGCTGGCCACCAGGAGGGCCAAGAAACTGAGAAGGAGGTTTGCCGGTTTGGATGGACAGATCACCACCAAGGACCATATAGTCGTCTGCGGGTGGAACCCGCGGGGGAAATACGTCATCGACCGCCTCAAGGAAGAGTTGAAGAACGAGCACACACGCATCGTCCTGCTATGCGATCTGGAGGAGAACCCCGTGGATGACGATTCCATCTTCTTCTTCCATGGCGATCCGGTGAGCGAGGCGGCGTTGCGGCGCGTGAATATCGCCGAAGCAAAGACCGTTATTCTGCTCGCTGACGAGAGCAAGGGGAGTTGCGGAGCGGACGCGGACGCCAGGACGGTGCTCGCGGCCTTGACCATCCGGGATATCAGCCCCGGTGTCAAGATGACCGCGGAGGTGCTCGAACCGGAGAACGTACACCACGTCAAGCTGGCGGGAGCCGGAGAGATACTCGACACCAATTCCTTCCTGGGGAACCTCATCGCCCGCTCGGCCCTCCATTATGGGCTCATCAACACCGTCTCGGGCATGGTCTCGAGGGATGCGGATACCCATCTCTATACCGTCCCCATCTCAGGGGAGATGCTGGGGAAGTCACGGCAGGAGATCGCCGACGAGATGCTCGAGAAATATGGGGCCCGCCTCATGGCCATCACCAGCGCCAAGGGAGTGAGGCACGAGGAAGAAGGCTACCGGCTGGAGGAGGGCGACTTCCTGATAGTGGCCGCGGAGCAGCCTCCGCCGGGCGCGCATCAGTGA
- a CDS encoding SDR family NAD(P)-dependent oxidoreductase, which yields MKDLAGRVVLITGAARGMGRLHALNFAREGCRVVITDVDGAELEKTAGEMRDAGHEAHAYVQDVSDRAACFELAGKVEAEVGPIDVLVNNAGIATSEYVMETSEETFRRITDVNYLGQVWMMHAVVPGMLSRGRGHVVNVASIVAKVAPPKLGAYNATKAALVGITDTIRQELAGSGVNFTIVNPGYIATGMFEGAKVPFITHWQDPQKVADALVEAVKKNKAEIFVPRLMTLLSSAVRGLGLPRMVDLSFAVLGAKKSFETMQRDRGRPF from the coding sequence ATGAAGGACCTGGCAGGAAGAGTCGTGCTCATCACCGGCGCCGCCCGCGGCATGGGAAGACTGCACGCCCTCAACTTCGCGCGCGAGGGGTGCCGGGTGGTCATAACCGACGTGGACGGAGCCGAGCTGGAGAAGACAGCGGGCGAGATGCGCGACGCCGGGCACGAGGCCCATGCGTACGTCCAGGACGTCTCGGACCGCGCGGCGTGCTTCGAGCTGGCCGGGAAGGTCGAGGCGGAGGTGGGGCCAATCGACGTGCTGGTCAACAACGCGGGCATCGCCACGAGCGAATACGTCATGGAAACGAGCGAAGAGACGTTCCGCCGCATCACCGACGTGAACTACCTGGGGCAGGTGTGGATGATGCATGCGGTCGTCCCGGGGATGCTCTCACGCGGCCGAGGCCACGTCGTCAACGTCGCCTCCATCGTGGCCAAGGTGGCGCCGCCCAAGCTGGGGGCCTACAACGCCACCAAGGCCGCCCTCGTCGGCATCACCGACACCATCCGCCAGGAACTCGCGGGCAGCGGCGTGAACTTCACCATCGTCAATCCCGGCTACATAGCCACCGGCATGTTCGAGGGCGCCAAGGTGCCCTTCATCACGCACTGGCAGGACCCGCAGAAGGTGGCGGACGCCCTTGTGGAGGCGGTGAAGAAGAACAAGGCGGAGATATTCGTGCCGCGCCTCATGACCCTGCTGTCCTCCGCAGTGCGCGGCCTCGGCCTGCCGCGCATGGTCGATCTCTCCTTCGCCGTGCTGGGGGCCAAGAAGTCGTTCGAGACGATGCAGCGGGACCGCGGCCGCCCTTTCTGA
- a CDS encoding DUF169 domain-containing protein: MEKAWRTELDELVEVLGIKSKPVAVTFTNDEVEAGKRRRVWMCNALKQAARGKSFIIDKETSACPGGGWHCGLTPPPPGPAFRGLQWFLTRGEKLTHSITSFHRMMALGTPAPTGLSEHILMGPVAEAEARPDLVVFLVNAEQACRLVSLDHYWDGIPLQVELTGSLCHAAIAYPVASGRTNVTFGDWTARRMQKFSPDVVFVSVPYERVHNLAAAVPECSAGSAELEIPEAFRVGRQH; encoded by the coding sequence ATGGAAAAGGCCTGGCGGACGGAGCTGGACGAGCTGGTCGAGGTGCTGGGGATCAAGAGCAAGCCGGTGGCGGTCACTTTCACCAACGACGAGGTGGAGGCGGGGAAGCGCAGGCGCGTATGGATGTGCAACGCCCTGAAGCAGGCGGCCAGGGGGAAGTCGTTCATCATCGACAAGGAGACCTCAGCCTGCCCGGGCGGCGGCTGGCACTGTGGCCTCACCCCGCCGCCTCCCGGCCCCGCATTCCGCGGCCTGCAATGGTTCCTGACGCGGGGGGAGAAGCTCACCCACTCCATCACCAGCTTCCACCGCATGATGGCCCTGGGCACCCCGGCCCCCACCGGGCTGAGCGAGCACATACTCATGGGGCCGGTGGCGGAGGCGGAGGCCCGCCCAGATCTCGTGGTCTTCCTGGTCAACGCGGAGCAGGCCTGCCGCCTCGTCTCCCTCGACCATTACTGGGACGGCATCCCTCTGCAGGTGGAGCTGACCGGCTCTCTCTGCCACGCGGCCATCGCCTATCCCGTCGCCAGCGGCCGCACCAACGTCACCTTCGGTGACTGGACCGCCCGGCGCATGCAGAAGTTCTCCCCCGACGTGGTCTTCGTGAGCGTGCCCTACGAGCGTGTGCACAACCTGGCCGCGGCGGTGCCGGAGTGCTCCGCGGGATCCGCCGAGCTGGAGATACCCGAGGCGT
- a CDS encoding SDR family NAD(P)-dependent oxidoreductase — MEDLAGKVVLITGAARGMGRLHANNFAREGCRVVVTDIDEVELRKAAAGMQEAGYDVAFYQQDISSREGCFKLAERVADEIGPVDILVNNAAVATNETILETSESAFRRITEVNYLGQVWMLQAFVPEMVKRGSGHVVNICSMAGKVAVPNLGPYCATKFALIGLTDSLRQELKGTGVSCTIVNPGYISTGMFEGSNPPLITRWQDPQKVADALLEGVKKNKAEVFMPRFVGWLSGFGRGLGLARFTDVIFAIIGADRSFGSMKKDRGRPF, encoded by the coding sequence ATGGAGGACCTTGCGGGAAAGGTCGTGTTGATCACCGGCGCCGCGAGGGGGATGGGCAGGTTGCATGCTAACAACTTCGCTCGCGAGGGCTGCCGGGTGGTCGTCACGGACATCGACGAGGTGGAACTGCGCAAGGCGGCCGCCGGGATGCAGGAGGCGGGGTACGACGTCGCCTTCTATCAACAGGACATCTCCAGCCGCGAGGGTTGCTTCAAGCTGGCCGAGCGCGTCGCCGACGAGATAGGCCCCGTGGACATCCTGGTCAACAACGCCGCGGTAGCCACCAACGAGACCATCCTTGAGACCTCGGAGAGCGCCTTCCGGCGCATCACCGAGGTCAATTACCTGGGGCAGGTATGGATGCTGCAGGCCTTCGTCCCGGAGATGGTCAAGCGTGGCAGCGGCCACGTGGTCAACATCTGCTCAATGGCCGGAAAGGTCGCCGTGCCCAACCTCGGGCCATATTGCGCCACCAAGTTCGCTCTCATCGGCCTCACCGACTCCCTGCGCCAGGAGCTGAAGGGCACCGGGGTCAGCTGCACAATCGTCAATCCCGGCTACATCTCCACCGGGATGTTCGAGGGGTCCAACCCCCCCCTGATCACCCGCTGGCAGGACCCCCAGAAGGTGGCGGACGCGCTCCTGGAGGGCGTTAAAAAGAACAAGGCCGAGGTCTTCATGCCCCGTTTCGTGGGCTGGCTGTCGGGCTTCGGGCGCGGCCTGGGCCTGGCCAGGTTCACGGACGTGATCTTCGCCATCATCGGCGCCGACCGCAGTTTCGGTTCCATGAAGAAAGACCGTGGCCGGCCGTTCTGA